Proteins encoded within one genomic window of Spirulina major PCC 6313:
- a CDS encoding DNA methyltransferase codes for MQFQKNKNLISFQASKTEIFLKEISEQNKSLIKHFLNSFVTDNALTRKLVSFQGNKVRAYYRWYKYKEAFSADLVEYLFRKYSVPNGKILDPFAGAGTSLFAVSAMGYSTEGIELLPVGQKIITANILTRSDKTQKIIVVLKKWLREMPWNHQGKAKNFEVLRITDGAYSQITHQKIRRYLNDLESEEPETKEILFFALLCILESISYTRKDGQYLRWDYRSEHRSGKSKFDKGKIYSFDESIIKKLNEIIEDMSYKKDAIDLFSLSKENTQNGKINLHKGSCLNILPSLKNNAYSGISSSGKKE; via the coding sequence ATGCAATTTCAAAAAAATAAAAATCTTATTAGTTTTCAGGCTTCAAAAACTGAAATCTTTCTAAAAGAGATAAGTGAACAAAATAAATCTTTAATAAAACACTTTTTAAATTCTTTTGTCACAGATAATGCTTTGACTAGAAAACTTGTAAGCTTTCAAGGTAATAAAGTTCGTGCATATTACAGATGGTACAAATACAAGGAGGCTTTTTCCGCAGACTTAGTAGAATATCTTTTTCGTAAATACAGCGTGCCTAATGGTAAAATACTTGATCCTTTTGCTGGCGCAGGTACATCTTTATTTGCTGTTTCAGCCATGGGTTATTCCACAGAAGGCATTGAACTTTTACCTGTAGGACAAAAGATTATAACAGCAAACATACTCACTAGAAGTGATAAAACGCAAAAAATCATCGTTGTATTAAAAAAATGGCTACGTGAAATGCCTTGGAATCACCAAGGCAAAGCCAAAAATTTTGAGGTACTTCGCATAACTGACGGTGCATATTCTCAGATTACACATCAAAAAATCAGAAGGTACCTCAATGATTTAGAAAGCGAAGAACCTGAAACAAAAGAAATATTATTTTTTGCACTTTTATGTATTCTTGAATCAATAAGCTACACAAGAAAAGATGGTCAATATCTTCGCTGGGATTATAGATCGGAACACAGATCTGGTAAAAGTAAGTTTGATAAAGGGAAGATTTATTCATTTGATGAAAGTATCATAAAAAAACTAAATGAAATAATAGAAGATATGAGTTACAAAAAGGATGCAATTGATTTATTTTCACTCTCAAAAGAAAATACACAAAACGGGAAAATCAATTTACACAAAGGCTCATGTTTAAATATTCTACCTAGTTTAAAAAATAATGCTTATTCAGGAATAAGTAGCTCAGGCAAGAAAGAGTGA
- a CDS encoding AAA family ATPase, whose translation MSTARQVIALLKSHIQGEEQQFFTVAMQVAAHEARQGHGKVAEEIRNLVDQAKDQRSRFVNKQGGPVPLIQPKGDLLNLLSARYSDLRLADMVLSEKLYERLMRVVTEQANSTLLKEHNLNPRRKLLLVGAPGTGKSMTAAAIAGELKLPLFTVLYEGLFTRFMGETATQLKLIFEAMSSTRGVYFFDEFDALGSQRSSKNDVGEIRRVLNSFLQFLENDDSDSLIIAATNHPDLLDKALYRRFDDVIQYDLPSPEVTKKLVQSRLITFRLDWKIWDDILASAAGLSQAEIIRASMEVAKNAVLEKRKTILEEELIASIVERKSMTDW comes from the coding sequence ATGTCTACCGCTCGTCAAGTCATCGCTCTCTTGAAGAGTCATATACAAGGTGAAGAGCAGCAGTTTTTTACTGTTGCAATGCAGGTTGCTGCCCATGAGGCCCGTCAAGGACATGGAAAAGTTGCTGAGGAGATTCGGAATTTAGTCGATCAAGCGAAAGACCAAAGATCTCGGTTTGTCAACAAGCAAGGTGGGCCAGTCCCTCTAATCCAGCCGAAGGGCGATTTACTTAACCTGCTGTCTGCCCGATATTCGGATTTGCGTCTAGCGGACATGGTACTTTCTGAGAAATTGTATGAAAGGTTGATGAGGGTTGTAACTGAACAAGCAAACTCAACCCTCTTGAAAGAACATAATCTGAACCCTCGTCGTAAGCTGCTTTTGGTAGGGGCACCGGGAACAGGTAAATCGATGACAGCCGCAGCAATCGCTGGAGAACTGAAGCTCCCTCTCTTTACAGTGCTGTATGAGGGACTGTTCACAAGGTTCATGGGTGAAACAGCAACTCAACTAAAGCTGATCTTTGAGGCAATGTCGTCTACTCGCGGGGTTTATTTCTTCGATGAGTTTGATGCGCTTGGATCACAGCGTTCTAGCAAAAACGATGTTGGTGAGATTCGACGTGTTTTAAACTCTTTTTTGCAATTTTTGGAGAATGATGATAGCGATAGTTTAATTATTGCTGCAACCAATCATCCTGATCTTCTAGATAAGGCTTTATATAGACGCTTTGATGATGTAATTCAATACGATTTGCCTAGTCCTGAAGTTACAAAAAAATTGGTTCAATCGCGTCTTATAACCTTTCGGTTGGACTGGAAAATTTGGGATGACATTCTGGCATCCGCAGCAGGTTTAAGTCAGGCCGAAATTATTCGAGCGAGTATGGAAGTCGCAAAGAACGCAGTTCTAGAAAAGAGGAAAACGATTTTGGAAGAAGAGCTAATTGCATCAATTGTAGAGCGTAAATCGATGACTGACTGGTAA